The Caulifigura coniformis genome includes a region encoding these proteins:
- a CDS encoding YaiI/YqxD family protein, producing MQIWVDADACPAAVRELLLKAAVRTETRTTFVANQIQRVPNSPWLDSLLVPGGMNVADRRIVELLSAGDLVITADIPLAADAVAKGATVIDPRGTLYTEANMGERLAMRNLMDEMRGAGQIVRGPSNFTPRDRQAFANQLDRWLAASRKSRGA from the coding sequence GTGCAGATCTGGGTCGATGCGGACGCATGTCCGGCCGCAGTCAGGGAACTTCTTCTGAAGGCCGCCGTTCGAACCGAGACGCGGACGACCTTCGTCGCGAACCAGATTCAGCGCGTCCCCAACTCTCCCTGGCTCGACAGCCTCCTCGTGCCGGGCGGCATGAACGTGGCGGATCGGCGGATCGTCGAACTGCTGTCGGCCGGAGATCTCGTGATTACGGCCGACATTCCTCTCGCAGCCGATGCCGTCGCCAAAGGAGCGACTGTGATTGATCCGCGGGGAACGCTCTACACGGAAGCGAATATGGGGGAACGGCTCGCCATGCGCAACCTCATGGACGAGATGCGGGGCGCCGGACAGATCGTCCGTGGGCCGTCCAACTTCACTCCGCGGGATCGCCAGGCGTTTGCGAATCAGCTCGATCGCTGGCTGGCGGCGAGCAGGAAGTCGCGCGGCGCGTGA
- a CDS encoding DUF1559 domain-containing protein translates to MSDLRPRFSRPRPGPPFNHHRPFTRRLSAFTLIELLVVIAIIAILVALLLPAVQQAREAARRMSCRNNLKQLGLALHNYHDSLGTLPFGYLVAPWPGDPVGVPAAHYRWSVLAHLTPYLDQSNIYNSIDFSYPMIGGPGYNPPYSVFPVNRAAVATVVPLFLCPSDHGRKLLEAWAPTNYVSSTGSGSNGGYADNSDGAFFVNSQVRFRDFTDGLSNTAVMSESTLGEGTANPTSGPVNPQRVYISIPTGTELSDAACNNATATAFSTTRGRAWADGAIPYGLYNHYYGPNDARPDCIRHSNPGWKAARSMHAGGANVLLGDGSCRFVSNSVDLSLWRGLSTRSGNEVIGEF, encoded by the coding sequence ATGTCTGATTTACGCCCCCGTTTCTCGAGACCCCGTCCCGGTCCGCCGTTCAACCACCACCGTCCGTTCACCCGGCGACTCTCTGCATTCACGCTCATTGAGCTGCTCGTGGTGATCGCCATCATCGCGATTCTCGTGGCGCTGCTCCTTCCGGCCGTGCAGCAGGCCCGAGAGGCGGCCCGGCGAATGAGCTGCCGCAACAACCTGAAGCAGCTTGGACTGGCGCTTCACAACTATCACGATTCTCTCGGCACACTTCCGTTCGGCTATCTGGTTGCTCCCTGGCCCGGTGATCCCGTCGGAGTGCCCGCTGCTCACTATCGCTGGTCCGTTCTCGCGCACCTCACTCCCTATCTCGACCAGTCGAACATCTACAACTCGATCGACTTCTCATATCCGATGATCGGTGGGCCCGGTTACAACCCGCCCTATTCCGTCTTTCCGGTCAACCGTGCGGCCGTGGCGACAGTCGTCCCACTGTTTCTTTGTCCCAGCGACCATGGCCGCAAGTTGCTCGAGGCCTGGGCTCCGACGAACTACGTCTCGTCGACCGGATCGGGATCAAACGGGGGATACGCGGACAACTCGGACGGCGCCTTTTTCGTGAACTCGCAGGTCCGGTTCCGTGACTTCACCGACGGTCTCAGCAATACCGCCGTCATGTCCGAAAGCACTCTCGGCGAGGGAACTGCGAATCCAACGAGTGGGCCGGTGAATCCGCAGCGGGTCTACATCAGCATTCCGACCGGCACGGAGCTTTCGGACGCGGCGTGCAACAATGCCACCGCCACGGCGTTCAGCACGACCCGGGGCCGCGCCTGGGCGGACGGAGCGATTCCGTACGGGCTGTACAACCACTACTACGGCCCCAACGACGCGCGACCCGACTGTATCCGGCATAGTAATCCCGGCTGGAAGGCCGCTCGCAGCATGCACGCCGGAGGGGCGAACGTCCTGCTGGGTGACGGCTCCTGCCGCTTTGTCAGCAATTCTGTCGACCTTTCGCTGTGGCGAGGGCTGTCGACGCGGTCGGGCAATGAGGTGATTGGAGAGTTCTGA
- the ptsP gene encoding phosphoenolpyruvate--protein phosphotransferase yields MLVKRGIAVAPGIAIGPALILGADVFRIPQRFVSVDAVDSELDRLRVALNAACHEIEHNEQLAREHLGEQYSGIFAAHLQLLRDPKLVGEIEGLVSNRHYSPEYASSFVLKRHARQLQNLGNKYLAERVHDLLDLERNLTRHLLGERRGELEHINQPVIVLAHNLTPSETANLNRNFVHGFATEVGGHTSHTAILAGALEIPAIVGIGSFLNEISGGETVIIDGHQGEVIIEPDEATLIEYREAEKEATTKRAKLRSQGAGEAITKDGVRIHISGNIEFPDEAEHCVELGADGIGLYRTEFLYMESNAHRTEEEHFQAYCQVVRTMGERPVVIRTLDLGADKVPGMMKDVFSDATNPELGLRSIRVCLADLKLFRTQLRAILRAAVEGDVRIMFPLVASLTELRQARMLLRDVVEDLEDQGIPFRRDVPVGMMVEVPSAAIRAEEFAREVDFFSIGTNDLIQYTLAADRSDPAVAKYYNTADPAILKLIRMVVTAAADARIPVTVCGQMSSDIKFVPLLIGMGLRHLSVTPQAVPVLKDLVRNMTIGQAEEIAKRVADFEIARDIESYLRGELKKLSPDSAG; encoded by the coding sequence ATGCTTGTCAAACGAGGCATCGCCGTAGCGCCGGGAATCGCGATCGGCCCGGCGCTGATCCTCGGGGCGGACGTGTTTCGCATCCCGCAGCGGTTCGTCAGCGTCGATGCCGTCGATTCGGAACTCGATCGACTGCGCGTCGCGCTCAACGCGGCGTGCCACGAAATCGAGCACAACGAACAGCTCGCCCGGGAGCATCTCGGCGAACAGTACAGCGGCATCTTCGCCGCTCATCTGCAGCTTCTTCGCGATCCCAAGCTCGTCGGCGAAATTGAAGGGCTCGTCAGCAATCGCCACTATTCGCCCGAGTATGCGTCGAGCTTCGTGCTGAAGCGACACGCCCGCCAGCTGCAGAACCTGGGCAACAAGTATCTGGCCGAGCGGGTCCACGATCTTCTCGATCTCGAACGCAACCTGACTCGGCACCTCCTGGGCGAGCGTCGCGGAGAACTCGAGCACATCAATCAGCCCGTCATCGTGCTGGCTCACAATCTCACGCCGAGCGAAACAGCCAACCTGAATCGCAACTTCGTCCACGGATTCGCAACGGAAGTCGGTGGCCACACAAGCCATACGGCGATTCTGGCGGGCGCGCTCGAAATCCCGGCGATCGTCGGAATCGGGTCGTTCCTGAATGAGATCTCCGGCGGCGAAACGGTGATCATCGATGGCCACCAGGGCGAGGTCATCATCGAGCCTGACGAAGCGACGCTCATCGAGTATCGCGAGGCCGAAAAGGAAGCGACGACCAAGCGGGCCAAACTTCGCTCCCAGGGAGCCGGAGAAGCGATCACCAAGGACGGCGTCCGGATCCACATCTCAGGCAACATCGAGTTTCCCGACGAGGCCGAGCACTGCGTGGAACTGGGGGCGGACGGCATCGGCCTGTACCGGACCGAGTTCCTGTACATGGAATCCAACGCGCATCGCACGGAAGAAGAGCACTTCCAGGCGTACTGCCAGGTCGTTCGCACGATGGGCGAACGGCCGGTCGTCATCCGCACGCTCGACCTCGGGGCCGACAAGGTCCCCGGGATGATGAAGGACGTCTTTTCCGACGCCACCAACCCCGAGCTCGGCCTGCGGAGCATCCGGGTCTGCCTGGCTGACCTGAAGCTGTTTCGCACGCAATTGCGGGCAATTCTCCGCGCGGCCGTGGAAGGGGACGTGCGGATCATGTTCCCGCTTGTGGCGTCTCTGACGGAACTCCGGCAGGCGCGGATGCTGCTCCGGGACGTCGTGGAAGACCTCGAGGATCAGGGAATTCCGTTTCGGCGGGATGTCCCGGTCGGAATGATGGTGGAAGTCCCGTCAGCCGCGATCCGGGCCGAAGAATTCGCCCGGGAAGTCGACTTCTTTTCCATCGGCACGAACGACCTGATCCAGTACACTCTCGCGGCCGATCGCTCGGACCCGGCAGTGGCGAAGTATTACAACACGGCGGATCCGGCGATCCTGAAACTGATCCGCATGGTGGTGACGGCCGCGGCAGACGCCCGCATTCCGGTCACTGTCTGCGGACAGATGAGTTCGGATATTAAGTTTGTTCCCTTGCTGATCGGGATGGGCCTCCGGCACCTCAGCGTGACCCCGCAGGCAGTCCCGGTGCTCAAGGACCTCGTTCGCAACATGACGATCGGTCAGGCGGAAGAGATTGCGAAGCGGGTCGCCGATTTTGAGATCGCACGCGACATCGAGTCGTACCTGAGAGGCGAATTGAAGAAGTTAAGCCCGGATTCCGCGGGATAA
- a CDS encoding HPF/RaiA family ribosome-associated protein, which translates to MQVQIACRHGSLRPDVQEAVVRKAEKLLTYFERVTAINLAFDLAADLVKCEILVDAEHKHNFVAHGEGPDGQTSFDQALHRMEQQVKRYKEKVQDHRRDRPLGQLAGEAEPSD; encoded by the coding sequence GTGCAAGTTCAGATCGCTTGTCGACATGGAAGTCTTCGGCCCGACGTTCAGGAAGCGGTCGTCCGAAAGGCCGAGAAACTCCTGACCTACTTTGAACGGGTTACTGCCATCAACCTTGCGTTCGATCTCGCCGCCGACCTGGTGAAGTGCGAGATCCTGGTCGACGCCGAGCACAAGCACAATTTCGTTGCCCACGGCGAAGGCCCGGACGGACAGACGTCATTCGACCAGGCGCTGCACCGGATGGAGCAGCAGGTCAAGCGATACAAGGAGAAGGTGCAGGATCATCGCCGCGACCGGCCCCTCGGCCAGCTCGCTGGCGAGGCCGAGCCGTCAGATTGA
- the epsC gene encoding serine O-acetyltransferase EpsC, protein MPLPTRPADSSSEVLYDWRLDEIVVSLRQLRDASLAARKRLGCPAKLPSRRTLTSIVDQVCAALFPNRLSARELKDESVDFYVGHTLDQALRELVEQVVQEYRFVHSDGNGLEEARQKAIELVRNFAADLPSIRAVLDTDIRAAYESDPAARSVDEVLACYPGVRAVMHHRIAHALHRRGACLIARMISEIAHSLTGVEIHPGATIGESFFIDHGTGVVIGETSIIGDRVHLYHGVTLGARSRSLQERHDADHVTSRHPIVEDDVTIYSGATLLGPIRVGRGSVIGGNVWLTTSVQAGSNISQAALRSEAFDEGLGI, encoded by the coding sequence ATGCCTCTCCCGACGCGTCCCGCCGACAGTTCTTCAGAAGTCCTTTACGACTGGCGACTGGACGAGATCGTCGTGTCCCTGCGGCAACTGCGGGACGCCTCCCTGGCCGCCCGCAAACGCCTCGGATGCCCTGCGAAACTGCCGTCGCGCCGGACACTCACCAGCATTGTGGACCAGGTGTGCGCGGCGCTGTTTCCGAACCGCCTGAGCGCGCGAGAGCTCAAAGACGAGAGCGTCGATTTCTATGTCGGCCATACGCTCGATCAGGCGCTTCGCGAACTGGTGGAACAGGTCGTCCAGGAGTATCGATTCGTTCATTCCGACGGGAACGGGCTCGAGGAGGCCCGGCAGAAGGCGATTGAACTCGTCCGGAATTTCGCGGCCGACCTGCCGTCAATTCGGGCCGTGCTCGATACCGACATTCGTGCCGCCTACGAATCGGATCCTGCGGCCCGAAGCGTCGATGAAGTGCTTGCCTGCTATCCCGGGGTCAGGGCTGTCATGCACCACCGGATCGCGCACGCCCTGCATCGACGGGGGGCTTGCCTGATCGCTCGCATGATTTCGGAGATCGCCCATTCGCTCACCGGGGTCGAGATCCACCCCGGGGCGACGATCGGCGAGAGCTTCTTCATCGACCACGGGACGGGCGTCGTGATCGGCGAGACGTCGATCATCGGCGATCGCGTCCATCTGTATCACGGAGTCACGCTGGGAGCGCGAAGCCGGTCGCTGCAGGAACGTCACGACGCTGACCACGTCACGTCCCGCCATCCGATCGTCGAAGACGACGTCACGATTTACTCAGGGGCGACCCTGCTTGGCCCGATCCGGGTCGGCCGCGGATCGGTGATCGGCGGGAATGTCTGGCTGACCACGAGCGTGCAGGCCGGCAGCAATATTTCGCAGGCGGCCCTGCGGTCGGAAGCGTTCGACGAGGGGCTTGGAATCTGA
- a CDS encoding PTS sugar transporter subunit IIA → MKLSDFIVADAVIPELKASTKEEAIREMVASLVKTGHVSTEHEPTIVGAIMKREELGSTGIGRGVAVPHTKHASVGSLIATVAISANGLDFSSLDGEDVYILFLLVSPPDRPGDHLRGLETITRHLKSDDFCRFLRQSRTREAIVDLLKEVDSHA, encoded by the coding sequence ATGAAGCTGAGCGATTTTATTGTTGCGGACGCGGTGATCCCGGAGCTCAAGGCAAGCACCAAGGAAGAAGCGATTCGCGAAATGGTGGCCAGCCTGGTGAAGACCGGGCATGTCTCCACCGAGCATGAGCCGACGATCGTCGGCGCCATCATGAAGCGCGAAGAGCTCGGGTCGACCGGCATCGGCCGCGGCGTTGCCGTTCCCCACACCAAGCACGCGTCCGTCGGCTCGCTCATCGCCACCGTCGCGATTTCGGCGAACGGCCTCGACTTCTCGAGCCTGGACGGCGAAGACGTCTACATCCTGTTCCTCCTCGTCTCTCCGCCCGATCGCCCCGGCGACCACCTTCGCGGCCTGGAGACCATCACCCGGCACCTGAAGAGCGACGATTTCTGTCGCTTCCTGCGCCAGTCGCGAACTCGCGAAGCCATCGTGGATTTGCTGAAGGAAGTCGACTCGCACGCCTGA
- a CDS encoding DUF1559 domain-containing protein, protein MNTARRHIRRPGFTLIELLVVIAIIAILIALLLPAVQQAREAARRTQCKNNLKQLGLALHNYESTARVFPIGFLDVLSTNTAARDGGWAWDSYLLPYLDQAPLYNTFNFHYHPFGTGADPAGNNVRGVATSLPGFKCPSDVKPDTRPVNQNNANGTSALATTSYVGNLGAFDGDPCVNTAVFVTVPARNNGLLVVNKTRRIAEVTDGTSNAIAIGEVYWQPQITIGSTNYGSERNYQFGNITTAGGPNCNQVGPATNGPFNHLRSARKKLNGPLIGGDVHRAFHSLHVGGAHFLLTDGSVRFISENIDHTNTNIGGSDANLNGPYGSYQRLAAINDGQVLGEY, encoded by the coding sequence ATGAACACTGCACGCCGCCACATTCGTCGCCCAGGCTTCACCCTCATCGAGCTGCTGGTCGTGATCGCCATCATCGCGATCCTCATCGCCCTGCTCCTCCCCGCCGTCCAGCAGGCACGCGAAGCCGCCCGCAGGACCCAGTGCAAGAACAACCTCAAGCAGCTCGGACTGGCCCTCCACAACTACGAAAGCACCGCCCGCGTCTTCCCCATCGGATTCCTCGATGTGCTCAGCACGAACACCGCAGCCCGGGATGGCGGCTGGGCCTGGGATTCCTACCTCCTCCCCTACCTCGATCAGGCGCCGCTCTACAACACCTTCAACTTCCACTACCACCCGTTCGGTACCGGCGCGGATCCGGCCGGAAACAATGTTCGTGGCGTCGCCACCTCGCTCCCGGGCTTCAAGTGCCCGTCTGACGTGAAGCCCGACACCCGGCCCGTCAATCAGAACAACGCCAACGGAACCAGCGCTCTCGCCACCACCAGCTACGTCGGAAACCTCGGCGCTTTCGACGGCGATCCCTGCGTGAACACTGCCGTCTTCGTGACGGTGCCGGCCCGCAACAATGGCCTTCTCGTCGTCAACAAAACCCGCCGCATTGCCGAGGTGACCGACGGCACGTCCAACGCCATTGCGATCGGCGAAGTCTACTGGCAGCCGCAGATCACCATCGGCTCCACAAACTACGGCTCGGAGCGCAACTACCAGTTCGGAAACATCACGACGGCCGGTGGCCCCAACTGCAACCAGGTCGGCCCAGCGACCAACGGCCCCTTCAACCATCTGCGGTCCGCACGCAAGAAGCTGAATGGCCCGCTGATCGGCGGAGACGTCCACCGCGCCTTCCACAGCCTGCACGTCGGCGGTGCTCATTTTCTCCTGACGGACGGATCGGTCCGGTTCATCAGCGAGAACATCGACCACACCAACACAAATATCGGCGGCTCCGACGCCAACCTCAATGGACCTTACGGCAGCTATCAGCGCCTGGCCGCCATCAACGATGGCCAGGTTCTCGGCGAATACTGA
- a CDS encoding peptidase associated/transthyretin-like domain-containing protein: MLKHILLLSVTLVPVLSGCGSDGPPLGAVTGRVTLDGKPIPGAVLTFVSQADGGSPSYGGTDDDGRYTLMFTNSKSGALVGDHIVQIETTKVSAAEAKELVAQGMSAPPSFVAIPKKYKKPGALVARVAKGGNTIDFELTSK; this comes from the coding sequence ATGCTCAAGCACATTCTCCTGCTGTCGGTCACTCTCGTTCCCGTGTTGTCCGGATGCGGATCCGATGGTCCTCCGCTCGGCGCCGTGACCGGTCGGGTGACGCTCGATGGCAAGCCCATTCCCGGAGCGGTCCTCACGTTCGTTTCCCAGGCGGACGGAGGCTCGCCTTCTTACGGCGGCACGGACGACGATGGCCGCTACACGCTGATGTTCACGAACTCAAAGTCGGGCGCGCTGGTCGGCGATCACATCGTGCAGATCGAGACGACGAAGGTCTCGGCCGCGGAAGCGAAGGAACTCGTCGCCCAGGGAATGTCCGCCCCGCCGAGTTTTGTCGCCATTCCGAAGAAGTACAAAAAGCCGGGAGCCCTCGTCGCCAGGGTGGCCAAAGGGGGAAACACGATCGACTTCGAACTGACATCCAAGTGA
- a CDS encoding tetratricopeptide repeat protein: MRRALLHAALVGVLSSQLLVGPAFGRGFGGGGFGGGGGGGGGFRGGGGGFGGGGGFGGGGFHGGGGMSGGGFRPSPSPVARPSMPSGGGGGINRPGGGFGGGSQLGGGGRGGLGGGGLGGGGIRPNAVHMPGEGGGGLQIGGRPQIQPGGGITRPDLRPGGGLGPGGLGSGGGGERLRPNLPGQTAGIGGNRPENLPGIANRLPGAGGGAATLPGLGPARPGSGGAGERLTPGTRPGAGGAGERFQPGNRPGAGGSGTQWTPGQRGSIPERTNDLSSRFDDHWGDSGWHHQQWEGPNGGDINHVGFWGPNGYWGHTGAWGPNGGHWGHSTGIGPNGAFGHTIGWGPNGNVWGHGGAIGPNGAFGWAGYAGPAGHWSRNWGGWYNGYAPTWGNGRWNYLWDTYPVAMAFGATMWGINTINWMFGVGSYYNPYYSGGGAVSYSQPIAGDPTYVEAPADASADPNATATSDSAPPDPLTQAFDQARTAFYNEQFDQALTLTNQALTKAPRDAAINEFRALCLFALGQFKDAAATIHAVLAAGPGMDWTTMISLYSNPDTYTTQLRALEDAVRENPNAADVRFLLAYHYITAGHKDDAVALLEEVVKLQPRDELSADLVKMYSPPSDSAAPKPAADDSADQVKEPAWPMEKLEGNWTARNDSGEFALTLNKDESFSWTFTRDGKPQAISGAYVVRGDNLVMQPDSGGVMLSQITLKDDRTLQFAPLEEGQKLTFKKS; encoded by the coding sequence ATGAGACGCGCCCTGCTTCACGCCGCACTCGTCGGAGTGCTTTCCTCACAACTTCTCGTTGGCCCAGCCTTCGGCCGCGGGTTCGGTGGAGGGGGCTTTGGCGGAGGCGGAGGCGGAGGCGGCGGCTTCCGCGGCGGCGGAGGAGGCTTCGGCGGTGGGGGAGGTTTCGGCGGGGGCGGTTTCCATGGCGGCGGTGGCATGTCGGGCGGCGGGTTTCGACCGTCTCCCTCGCCGGTCGCACGACCTTCAATGCCGAGCGGCGGCGGTGGGGGCATCAATCGCCCGGGGGGCGGCTTCGGCGGCGGGAGCCAATTGGGCGGCGGAGGCCGTGGAGGGCTTGGCGGCGGCGGGCTTGGAGGCGGCGGAATCCGGCCCAATGCCGTGCACATGCCGGGAGAAGGCGGAGGCGGCCTGCAGATTGGCGGTCGGCCGCAGATTCAGCCGGGTGGCGGAATCACGCGGCCTGACCTGAGACCCGGCGGCGGCCTTGGACCTGGCGGCCTTGGATCGGGCGGCGGCGGAGAGCGTCTTCGTCCCAACCTGCCGGGGCAGACCGCTGGAATCGGCGGCAACCGTCCAGAGAACCTTCCCGGGATCGCAAACCGGTTGCCCGGTGCGGGGGGAGGAGCGGCGACCCTTCCGGGACTTGGGCCCGCGCGGCCCGGCAGCGGTGGAGCGGGGGAACGCCTGACGCCGGGGACACGCCCAGGGGCGGGTGGCGCCGGTGAGCGGTTCCAGCCGGGCAACAGGCCGGGGGCGGGGGGGAGCGGCACGCAGTGGACTCCTGGTCAGCGCGGGTCGATTCCTGAACGAACGAACGATCTGTCGAGTCGCTTCGATGACCATTGGGGCGACAGCGGCTGGCATCACCAGCAGTGGGAAGGTCCCAATGGCGGCGACATCAATCATGTCGGCTTCTGGGGCCCGAACGGATATTGGGGGCACACCGGAGCATGGGGGCCGAATGGCGGTCACTGGGGACATTCCACCGGTATCGGGCCGAATGGCGCCTTCGGACACACGATCGGCTGGGGCCCCAACGGCAACGTGTGGGGACATGGCGGCGCCATCGGACCCAACGGCGCCTTTGGATGGGCCGGATACGCCGGCCCGGCAGGGCATTGGTCCCGGAACTGGGGAGGCTGGTACAACGGCTACGCACCGACCTGGGGCAATGGCCGCTGGAACTATCTGTGGGATACCTATCCCGTCGCGATGGCCTTCGGAGCGACGATGTGGGGCATCAACACAATCAACTGGATGTTCGGCGTCGGAAGCTACTACAACCCGTACTACAGCGGAGGGGGGGCCGTCTCCTATTCGCAGCCGATCGCCGGCGACCCGACCTATGTGGAAGCTCCGGCCGATGCGTCCGCCGATCCGAACGCGACCGCGACCAGCGACTCCGCGCCGCCTGATCCTCTGACCCAGGCGTTCGACCAGGCCCGGACGGCGTTCTACAACGAGCAGTTTGATCAGGCGCTCACGTTGACGAACCAGGCGCTGACCAAAGCGCCCCGCGACGCGGCAATCAACGAGTTCCGGGCACTCTGCCTGTTCGCGCTGGGACAGTTCAAGGATGCCGCGGCGACGATCCACGCCGTCCTGGCTGCCGGGCCCGGAATGGACTGGACCACCATGATCAGCCTCTATTCCAACCCGGACACCTACACCACGCAGCTCCGGGCGCTGGAAGATGCCGTTCGGGAGAATCCGAACGCGGCCGACGTCCGGTTCCTGCTCGCCTATCACTACATCACCGCCGGCCACAAGGATGATGCGGTGGCGCTGCTCGAGGAAGTCGTGAAGCTGCAGCCCCGGGATGAGCTCTCGGCCGACCTCGTGAAGATGTATTCCCCGCCCTCCGACTCCGCGGCGCCCAAGCCGGCGGCGGACGATTCGGCCGACCAGGTGAAAGAACCTGCCTGGCCGATGGAGAAACTGGAAGGCAACTGGACGGCGCGGAATGACAGCGGCGAGTTTGCCCTCACCCTCAACAAGGACGAGAGCTTCAGCTGGACGTTCACGCGCGATGGCAAGCCGCAGGCGATCAGCGGGGCGTATGTCGTCCGCGGCGACAACCTGGTGATGCAGCCTGATTCCGGCGGCGTCATGCTCAGCCAGATCACGCTGAAGGATGACCGCACGCTGCAGTTCGCGCCTCTCGAAGAGGGGCAGAAGCTGACATTCAAGAAATCGTGA
- a CDS encoding HPr family phosphocarrier protein codes for MSDEVVIRREVTVQLKDGLHMSPLSQINRLACAFDGPVTIVRDEFIADAKSMLDLLQLNATHGTMLVLEVRGRQAESLIEGMERLIAQEPER; via the coding sequence ATGAGCGATGAAGTCGTCATTCGCCGAGAGGTCACGGTTCAGCTGAAAGATGGACTCCATATGAGTCCCCTTTCACAGATCAACCGTCTGGCCTGCGCATTTGACGGCCCCGTCACAATCGTGCGGGATGAATTCATCGCCGACGCGAAATCGATGCTCGACCTGTTGCAGTTAAATGCAACGCACGGGACGATGCTCGTCCTGGAAGTCCGCGGCCGGCAGGCAGAGAGCCTGATTGAAGGAATGGAGCGATTGATCGCCCAGGAGCCGGAGCGGTAG
- a CDS encoding YybH family protein, whose translation MRCRLLVSGLLGCFLSLPLVAAEPDAAALAKIVAESVDHFGKAVEKGNPAAVGALFTKEAEYVDSDGVVFHGRAAIEAEFAAHFAARPRGKVAVEVISIRPIADSVLVEEGVSTFTPETAGAVTHTRYVATHARQADGSWQMASIREIASGIASPHERLKTLAWLVGRWRQESDGSIVDTEWEWSEDGNFLVSQFSSTQSTGEVLKGSHRIGWDAERGQFRSWVFSADGGAADGWWTIDADRSSVGLNGVTGDGARMAVTVSYQLDGKDAMVVSQVNRTAGGVALPGFTNRVVRQPPAPKRVTTR comes from the coding sequence ATGCGATGTCGCTTACTGGTGTCAGGGCTACTGGGCTGTTTTCTCAGCCTGCCGCTCGTCGCCGCGGAACCCGATGCTGCCGCACTGGCGAAGATCGTCGCCGAATCTGTCGACCACTTCGGCAAGGCGGTCGAGAAGGGCAACCCTGCGGCGGTCGGCGCACTTTTCACCAAAGAGGCGGAGTACGTCGACAGCGACGGAGTCGTCTTCCACGGTCGCGCGGCCATTGAGGCAGAGTTCGCGGCGCACTTCGCGGCAAGGCCCCGGGGAAAGGTGGCGGTCGAAGTCATTTCCATTCGCCCTATCGCCGACTCCGTGCTTGTCGAGGAAGGAGTGTCGACGTTCACTCCTGAGACCGCCGGGGCGGTGACGCATACGAGGTACGTCGCCACTCACGCCCGGCAGGCCGATGGCAGCTGGCAAATGGCCAGCATTCGTGAGATCGCTTCCGGAATCGCATCTCCGCACGAACGGTTGAAAACGCTGGCGTGGCTGGTCGGCCGGTGGCGTCAGGAATCGGATGGTTCGATCGTCGATACCGAGTGGGAGTGGTCCGAGGATGGCAACTTCCTCGTCAGCCAGTTTTCGTCGACGCAGTCGACCGGAGAAGTTTTGAAGGGGAGCCATCGCATCGGCTGGGATGCTGAGCGCGGCCAGTTCCGTTCCTGGGTCTTCAGCGCCGATGGAGGGGCGGCCGACGGCTGGTGGACGATTGATGCCGACAGGTCTTCGGTAGGGCTGAATGGAGTCACCGGCGACGGCGCCCGGATGGCGGTCACCGTGAGTTACCAGCTGGACGGCAAGGACGCGATGGTCGTTTCGCAGGTCAATCGCACAGCCGGCGGGGTGGCGCTGCCGGGCTTTACCAATCGCGTGGTGCGGCAGCCTCCTGCGCCGAAACGAGTCACCACGCGTTGA